The Cardiobacteriaceae bacterium TAE3-ERU3 genome includes a region encoding these proteins:
- a CDS encoding zinc ABC transporter substrate-binding protein codes for MKKSILSLSLLGVVTAAHAEVPNVVTSIKPLHSLVAQVMDGVGEPVLLMTQGSPHGYQMKPSDAKAIAGADLVVYVDDHLETFLPDVLEKSGKQTNVIEWTAVPDVALLKTRIGGMWPPHDHGDHDHDHDHEHEHDHDHDHDHDHGDHDHEHGDHDHEHGDHDHEHGDHEHHHHDHGEFDLHVWLDPQNSTALVNAVADALSEADPEHAEQYAANAEAAKENIANVNAEINDQLGSVAGKPFMSFHDAYQYFEQAHGLNAVGVVRVSPEHEPGAARIGEIRNVLEGERVVCLFNEPQFPSALTAKLVDGTNVHTGTLDPIGADLQAGPDLYGELLRNLSQNLYDCLSK; via the coding sequence ATGAAAAAATCGATTTTATCCTTGTCTTTACTAGGAGTTGTTACAGCAGCTCATGCTGAAGTACCCAATGTTGTGACTTCAATCAAGCCTTTACATAGCCTGGTCGCACAGGTGATGGATGGCGTTGGTGAGCCGGTATTGCTGATGACACAAGGTTCACCGCATGGTTATCAGATGAAACCGAGCGATGCTAAAGCGATTGCTGGTGCAGACTTGGTTGTCTATGTTGACGATCATCTAGAAACATTTTTACCTGATGTATTGGAAAAATCCGGCAAACAAACAAATGTGATTGAGTGGACGGCTGTACCTGATGTGGCGTTATTGAAGACGCGTATTGGGGGTATGTGGCCGCCACACGATCATGGTGATCACGATCACGATCACGATCACGAACACGAACACGATCACGATCACGATCACGATCACGATCACGGTGACCACGATCACGAACACGGTGACCACGATCACGAACATGGCGATCACGATCACGAACATGGCGATCACGAGCATCACCATCATGATCATGGTGAGTTTGACTTACATGTATGGCTTGATCCTCAGAACAGTACTGCACTGGTGAATGCTGTAGCTGATGCGTTGAGTGAAGCAGACCCTGAGCATGCAGAGCAATATGCTGCGAATGCTGAAGCCGCCAAAGAAAATATTGCAAATGTGAATGCAGAGATCAATGATCAGTTAGGATCGGTAGCAGGCAAGCCGTTTATGTCATTTCACGATGCTTATCAGTATTTTGAGCAGGCGCATGGTCTGAATGCAGTGGGTGTCGTTCGTGTATCCCCAGAGCATGAGCCGGGCGCAGCACGAATTGGTGAAATCCGTAACGTTTTAGAAGGTGAGCGTGTTGTATGTTTATTCAATGAGCCACAATTCCCGTCGGCATTGACGGCCAAATTGGTGGACGGTACAAACGTCCATACTGGAACTCTGGATCCTATTGGCGCAGACTTACAAGCTGGTCCAGATTTATATGGTGAACTGTTGCGCAACTTGAGCCAGAATTTATATGACTGCTTAAGCAAATAA